From the genome of Chelonoidis abingdonii isolate Lonesome George chromosome 25, CheloAbing_2.0, whole genome shotgun sequence, one region includes:
- the MTF1 gene encoding metal regulatory transcription factor 1 — protein sequence MGENSPDGSIHCYEVEEDELTQDDKVIWFVDKNGLIPSSSGTIYDRTTVLIEQDHGTLEDDEDEGQCGDHLPFLPEGHEEGFHLIADHEGMSQGYVQHIISPDQIHLTINPGSTPMPRNIEGATLTLQSECPETKRKEVKRYQCTFEGCPRTYSTAGNLRTHQKTHRGEYTFVCNQQGCGKAFLTSYSLKIHVRVHTKEKPFECDVQGCEKAFNTLYRLKAHQRLHTGKTFNCESEGCSKYFTTLSDLRKHIRTHTGEKPFRCDHDGCGKAFAASHHLKTHVRTHTGERPFFCPSNGCEKTFSTQYSLKSHMKGHEKGHLYNALPNNNVSEDTDHSLCLSDLNLISTDSELRENSNTTHGRDLSTISPASIFESMFQSPDHTANQEDSQQTAALIESFNGDADSVTTVQPSVGDSASLSLPLVLQLGISEPSHPALQTCTRPPAAASIGTSSQQAAFGNPATILQTPEVPVPHSTQFAASHQDFVPHTPIPPQPMVQGLSVVAGASAPATSSATEPLPGVVQSVSVGANSVLTSNPTITITPSQSTAILQSSIVMGEQNLQWILNGANGSPQNQEQMPQVPKVEKVFFTTTVPMAGNTGNSVQQIGLSVPVIIIKQEEACQCQCACRDSAKEKATSKKGCSSPDPKTLEQPTLQLQPQTFPSSSSSSSSCEPTSQIANPSDSQTETLSAIDVSDFLSLQSPETPSNLIPIEALLQGEEEIGLNSSFSK from the exons ATGGGGGAAAATAGTCCTGATGGCAGCATTCACTGCTATGAAGTGGAGGAAGATGAACTGACCCAAGATGATAAAGTGATATGGTTTGTGGACAAAAATGGTCTGATTCCTTCATCATCTGGGACAATTTATGACAGGACAACTGTTCTAATTGAACAAGACCATGGGACATTAGAAGATGATGAGGATGAAGGACAATGTGGAGATCACTTGCCTTTTTTACCAGAGGGTCATGAAGAAGGATTTCATTTAATAGCAGATCATGAAGGAATGTCCCAGGGTTATGTGCAACATATTATTTCTCCAGATCAAATTCATTTGACTATAAATCCTGGTTCAACTCCTATGCCAAGAAATATCGAAGGAGCTACTCTCACTTTGCAATCTGAATGCCCAGAAACCAAGCGTAAAGAA GTTAAGAGATACCAGTGCACCTTTGAGGGCTGTCCTCGCACCTACAGCACTGCTGGGAATCTGCGCACTCATCAGAAGACGCATCGTGGGGAATACACATTTGTCTGCAATCAACAAGGTTGTGGCAAGGCCTTCCTTACCTCCTATAGTCTCAAAATCCATGTCCGAGTGCACACTAAGGAAAAGCCGTTTGAGTGTGATGTGCAGGGCTGCGAAAAGGCATTCAATACACTGTACAG GTTGAAAGCACATCAGAGGCTTCACACAGGAAAAACGTTCAACTGTGAAAGCGAAGGCTGCAGTAAATACTTCACAACGCTCAGCGATTTGAGGAAGCACATTCGAACACACACAGGAGAAAAGCCATTTAG GTGTGATCATGACGGCTGTGGAAAGGCTTTTGCTGCAAGCCACCACCTTAAAACACATGTTAGGACACATACTG GAGAGAGACCCTTCTTCTGTCCCAGTAATGGCTGTGAGAAGACTTTTAGTACTCAGTATAGTCTCAAGAGTCACATGAAAGGTCATGAGAAAGGACACTTATATAATGCACTTCCCAATAACAATGTATCTGAG GATACAGACCACTCACTTTGTCTGAGCGACTTAAACCTCATATCCACAGATTCGGAACTGCGGGAAAACTCTAATACA aCACATGGACGAGATCTTAGCACAATCTCACCAGCAAGCATTTTTGAATCCATGTTCCAGAGCCCAGATCATACAGCAAATCAGGAAGATTCTCAACAGACAG CTGCCTTGATTGAAAGTTTTAACGGTGATGCAGACTCAGTAACTACTGTTCAGCCTTCTGTAGGAGATTCAGCATCTTTATCTCTCCCACTTGTACTGCAGCTTGGCATCTCCGAGCCTTCTCACCCGGCACTACAAACCTGCACACGCCCTCCAGCTGCCGCTTCCATAGGAACCAGTTCACAGCAAGCTGCGTTTGGAAATCCTGCGACTATTTTACAGACCCCAGAAGTGCCTGTTCCTCACAGCACACAGTTTGCAGCCAGTCACCAAGACTTTGTACCTCACACTCCAATACCACCACAGCCCATGGTACAAGGACTTTCAGTGGTTGCTGGAGCCTCTGCTCCAGCAACATCGAGTGCCACTGAGCCTCTGCCGGGCGTGGTTCAGTCTGTGTCTGTGGGTGCGAACTCTGTTCTGACAAGTAATCCAACTATAACAATTACTCCATCTCAGAGCACTGCTATTCTGCAGTCCAGCATAGTTATGGGAGAACAGAACTTACAATGGATTTTAAATGGTGCCAATGGATCTCCCCAAAATCAAGAACAAATG ccaCAAGTTCCAAAAGTGGAGAAAGTCTTTTTTACCACCACAGTACCAATGGCTGGCAACACAG GAAACTCTGTTCAGCAGATTGGTCTCAGCGTTCCTGTTATCATTATAAAGCAAGAGGAGGCCTGCCAGTGTCAGTGTGCCTGCAGAGACTCTGCCAAGGAGAAAGCAACTAGTAAGAAGGGATGTTCCTCGCCTGACCCGAAAACTTTGGAGCAGCCAACTCTTCAGCTGCAGCCTCagacttttccttcctcctcctcctcctcttcttcctgtgAGCCCACCAGTCAGATAGCTAACCCTTCAGACTCACAGACTGAAACATTAAGTGCCATAGATGTATCCGACTTCCTGTCCCTCCAAAGCCCTGAAACGCCATCCAATCTGATTCCAATTGAAGCACTactacagggggaggaagaaaTTGGTTTGAATAGCAGTTTCTCCAAGTAA